The genomic DNA gGTGGGGACCGCgctgaggagggagggagcggggagggggggCGAGGGCACGGGGGGCGCGGGGAGGGGCacggggggcacggggggggCACACGGAGGAGAGGAGTGGGCACGGACACAGGGGACGCGCGCGACGGGGCGGGCATGGAGGGGCGAGGACACGAAGGGGGGGTGGGCGTCCGGGGACACACGGGGGGTGACGGACACGAGGGGGGGGAGTTAGAGGGGCGGTGACACGCGGGGACACGGACGCGGTGGTCAcggagggacaggagggggtGGGCACGGAGGAGAGGGAtacgggggggggggggacatGTGGCAGGGGGTGGGCGCGGAGGGACGTGGACAAGAAAGGGTGGGCACGGGCACGAAGGGGTGGGCATGGGAGGGGGGGACgcagggggacacgggggacacagagggacacGGATGCGACAGGGTGGACTTAAAGGGGCAGTGGCACGAGGGGATGGAGACGGGATGGCCGTGGAGGGACGCGGGTTTGAGAGGATGGGCACGGAGGGACACAAGGGGGTGGCCACAGAGGGACACGGATGTGACATGGGTGTGACAGGTGGACGTGGACACGACGGGGTGGACACATGCAAGGGGTTGGGCGTACAGGGACACGGACACGACGAGgggggacacacggacacgaCGAAGGGGGACCACGGACGGGAATGGGAGCAGGTAGTCGCGAAGGGACTCGGACACCAGGGGGCGGTCACGGACACGGTGTGACACGGGGGGACACGGTGTGACACGGGGGGACACGGTGGGGACACGGGGCGACACGGGGAGACACGGAGGAGGGACAAGGATGGACACAGGGGGTGGACGTGGAGGGACACGGACACCGGAGGGGGCTCGGACATGGCGAGTGGGCACGAACGTGATGCGCTGGAGACACCGAGCTGCAGACACGGCGAGGGGACACCGGCATGGGGACACCCGCCCtgccaggggacacagccaccGAGCCCCCAGGCTCCCACCCGGCCCCGGGGTCCCCTCACACTCGGGGGGTCCCTGTGCTGCCGTGGAGGGGGGGGGGGTCTGTGTGCCCACTCGCGTGTCCCCCACCCCTCGGGTCACCAGGGTCACCGGGACACCCAGCCAGTGCCAGGGGGATGCTCAGCACCCCAAGAGAGGACCGGGGGGTCTGGCAGGGGTCAGGGGGTGCCGACGTGGGGGTgctgcccccctgccccccccgGGGCCGGCTACGCCCTGGCAGGGTGACACGGGACAGCCGGACCCGCCTGTTCCTCTTCCCCGCACCAGGCAGCAGCGGCCGGAGCGAGGCGAGTGGGGCTGCTGTGGTcgggagggggaaggggggcaGGAAATGCCCCGCTGGGACCCCCGGGAGCTGCCCAGCCCCGCGACAGCGGCAGCGGGCCGGGGACCAGACCGGGCTGCCCTGGTTTGCCCCGGGAGGGGGGGATCCGGTGGGAATGGGGGTCCTGATTCCCGTTTCCCACCAGGCTCCCGCTGCAGTGGAAGAACCATGGGGGTCCCTGcggccccgctgctgctgctgctgctgttccccgTGTCCCCCTTTTTGCTCGTGTCCCCCTGTTTCCCCCCGCTGCTGCTCATTTCCGAGGAGCTGGACCTGACCAACAGGAGCAGCGGCTGTGCCGAGCTGGACTGGAGCCCGTtccggcggcagcgccggctgctgctgaggcacaaCGGCATCGAGGCCCTGAACCCCTCGGCCAGCCTCGGGCCCGGCATGGAGGAGCTGGACCTGGCGGAGAACCGGCTGCGGGAGCTGCCCGAGGGCTTCTTCACCAACGCCACGGCGCTGCGGAGCCTGAGCCTGGAGGGGAACCCCCTCCCCGCCGTGCCCCCCGCCGCCTTCCAGCCCTCGCTCAGCTCCCTGAGCGTGTCGTGCCGCTGCGACGTGCTGGGCACCGTGCTGGCCCCCTGCGCCCGCGGGGGGATCCGCTGCCTGTGCCTCACGCCCCGCCGGCATCCCTTCAACGTCACGGAGTTCCACGGCCGGGAGTGCGGGCCCGGCGCGGGGCCGGTGGCCGGGGCGGTGGCCGGGGCGGTGGCCGGGGCGGTGGCCGCGCTGGTGGCCGCGCTGGCGGCCGCGGTTTGGTGCCGGCGGAGGAGAGCGGGAGCCGCGGTGGACGGCGAGGGAAGGGGGAAGCAGGATCCCGCTGGGACCCTCCGGCAGCCCCGCTACATCAGCCGGGACaccgggagcggccccgccgaTGGCGCCGACGGCCCCGACTACGAGAACGTCTTCGTGagccccggcacggccccggccGCTGCGCGGGGATGGGCACCGGCGTGGCAGGAGCCGCGCTACAGGTGAGGCTCCGGCGCAGGGAGTGGACGCTCCGGGAAtgtcccatcccctccctgctgtgctgtgccctgctgtgttGTCCTGAGCCATCCTGCCTCATCCGCTCCGTCCTGTGCTGAACCTGGCATCCCATCCACCCCTTTCCATCCCATCCTGTTCCATCCAacctcatcccatcccagcccatcccagcccatgcTGTGCCATCCTATCCTATTCATCTTTTCCATCCtttccatcccatccatccctttCCATCCATCTCTTTCCATCCATCCCtttccatccatcccatcccgtgCCATCCCATCCCGTGCCATCCCATCCCGTGCCATCCCATCCtgtgccatcccatcccatcccgtgCCATCCCATCCCGTGCCATCCCATCCCGTGCCATCCCATCCTGTGCCATCCTCTCCTTTCCATCCTCTCCTTTCCATCCTCTCCACCCTCTCCTGTTCATCCTCTCCTGTTCATCCTTTCCATCCTCTCCGTCCTCTCCAccctctccatcccatcccaccctcgGCATTCCCGCCTCCCTGAGCCCCCGTGTCCCGCAGCCCGCAGGTCCCGCTGGATGAGGATTATTTCCTGGAGAGCGCTGCCGGGGACCAGCCCATCTACGCCAACACTCCGGGCCCCGCCGAGGACCTCTACATCATTCCTGAccagtgaggggctgggggacactgggagggcCGGGGGGGCactgctgcccttcccctggctgtcccccagcccGGAGGGGACGGGGACATTCCCCGCAGCCGCGCGGAGCCACGCGTGGTTCCCACGCACATCCTGTGGCAGCGCcttttgcagggtttttttggttttgtttttttttttttttttttttgggttttttggcaGCCCCAGTCCCCTCCTTCGCCCCAGTTCTCAGGCGGAGGTGGGGGCTGAGCTGACATTTCCTCCCGGGACTGCGGCCACCGACCGCGGGGACGCCTCTGCCGCATCCGCCACcggagccgcggggccgggacccgcccggggccgcccggaggagccggggccgggctgaGCACCGGCTCAGCGGGGCTGACCACGGCCTTGgcttcctcttcccctttcgAGCCGATGGAGAGCGTGGGGTTGGCGCTCGCCTGGGGCCGTGCTGGCGGTTGGGGACATCCGGTGGCACCTGCTCGATCTTTTCCTGCTAAATCTGCCGCTTTGGGGAACAAATAAAaagctcctttttttaaaatcctcctGGCGACACCCCGAGCTGTTGGGTTCCATGGGGACGTAGGGAGCCCGTGGCTTGTCTGGGTGTCGCGCCAGTCCCTGGGAGGCTTCACTGTGCCCCATTAAATGGTTTAATTATCTCTAATTACCTGCAGAGCTCGTGGTCTGTGGGAAGCCCTGGGCAGGACACGGGGTTTTCCCGGGGGCTCCCAGAGTCTGTGTCCCCAAAGTGGGGGTCCCAAGGGGGCAGACCCTCAGGAGGAGGTGCCCAGAGCTCGTGTCCCCAAAGTGGGGGTGCCAAGGGACCAAAAGCCAGGtttctcctgtccctgtccccagagaggCCATCTTCACAGCTCGCACCCCTCAGTCCCCggtccccaaaatccccacccCAGAGAGAGACCCCATATTCCACCTGCCCCAAGGCCAGgtccccagcaggagctgctgagcccgGGAGAGCCCCAGATCACACTGGAAGAGGGGACAGAAGGGacctgtgagcagcagagccacccccTGGAGCCATGGTGGGGACACGGCGAGTGCCACCAACCCCCGGGGGGGCTCCCCCATCCCTTTGGTGCCCACGGGGTGCCCTGGAAATGGGACAACGGTCACCTCCCAGCTGGACGTCACCTCAGGGGTCAGAGCTGCGCCCAGTGCCCTTGCCAAGGACACAAACAACTCAAAGGTCCCTgggagcagtgcccaggcaTTACTCACATGCTGGCACTGGAAACCCCTGAGGATTTACCAGCAAATCCACGTGGAGGCAGATCCCAGGGGAGCTGAGGGTCCAAGGAGCCCCCTGAGGagtgcaggaggagcagccagaaCCCCTGTTAAAATCACTTTATTCATTAGTATTACATCCTTTCGGTTTTGTAGAAATAGgtgaaagagaaaagcacaaaaccatcttattctttcccctccccccaaaaaaaaaaaaggatatttttctataaaatacaATAAGTTAGAAATAAATAACTGGGTTGTATAAATAAGTCTCTGAGGGTTTGGAGTGGGATATGGACACCTGGGCACGCACCCACCCCAGCCcttggggggctctggggtgaGAAGGACCCACCTGCTCAATAAAAGATGGGTTTAAATTagagaagagacaggaaaataaattattttggtagAGGGATCCCAAgtggaggtgctggggctgagccggggggcagagctggagacCCCAGGGCtgaagcagagccagggctggcgTGGGGTCACTTGGTGCCACAGGAGCTGGACGTTGGGACGATGATGCTGGAGACCCCAGAGATCAGGGTGGATCCAGGACAGATGTGGAGCAATTTGGTGCCacaggagctggattttggtttgctggagctggagaccccagggctgagctcagggcgGATCCAGGTCTGGTGTCACTCGGTGCCacaggagctggattttggtttgctggagctggagaccccagggctgagctcagggcgGATCCAGGGCTGGTGTCACTCGGTGCCacaggagctggattttggtttgctggagctggagacCCAGGGTTGAGCTCAGGGCGGATCCAGGTCTGGTGTCACTCGGTGCCacaggagctggattttgggaCATTGATGCTGGAGACCCAGGGTTGAGCTCAGGGCGGATCCAGGTCTGGTGTCACTCGGTGCCacaggagctggattttggtttgctggagctgccaggagtCGGGATGGCTGTGCCCCACCTGGATGCTGACACcccccagctggagctgtcaggCGCAGTGGCACCTGGTGACCAGCATGTCCTCGAAGAGGCTGGAcaccagcctgccctggctgtccAGGTGCATCAGCACCATGGGGTCGTAGCCAGCGGGGACGCAGCAGGGCGGGGGGGTGGCCTTGGACAGGGAGTGCACTCGGGATTTGATCTGGGCGTGCATGCTGGCCGGTTTGTAGTTGTGGGGGCAGGAGCCCTCGCAGAACCTCATGAAGTAGCTGTTGGGGGCGATCACCCAGTCCGACCAGCCGATGTCCTGGAAGGAGACCTTCAGCGACTTCAGGCAGCACTTCCCCTCGCTCTTGCCGcactcctcctccagcccccgAGCTCTCCTGGCCGCCCGAGGCGGCTTCTCCAGGGTTTCCACCTCCAGCACCAGCGTTTGCCCCCCGGAGGTGGCCAGGGAGGCCGAGATGTCGCTGTTGAAGTCCAGCTGCAGGCGCAGCGTGGCCTCGGGCCCGGCCGCCCAGGGCCGGACGGCTCCTGTCAGGTCCAGGCTGAGGGAATCCCGCCGCAGCtcttggctctgcaggagctggggggtcCCCTCAGCCCCCCGCAGGGTGGAGATGGTGACCCGCGGTGGCACCGAGGCGCCGGGAGGGGACGGCGGCCGCTTGAGGAGCTTCAGCTCCGCCTGCACCACGCGGAGCTGCCGCTGGAAATCCGCGGTGCGGGACAGCAGGAGGTGGTAGCGGTAGGGACCGAGGGGCTCCCGGTGTCCCTGGGCGTCCCGGTGGCCTTGAGAGTCCCGGTGTCCCTCGGGGGTGTCCAGCCAGCGCAGCACTGCGGGGACAGAGGTGACAGCTGATGTAAGAGGCAGTAATTCCTCACCAGCCCAGGGTTGGGATCAGCTCCGGCCAGGCGGCCGAGCCTTTGCTTCCAGGGCATCGCCCACATGCTGAAAATGGAATTTCCAGCACCCCGTCCATTCCTGGACCCCCAGGCTGGAGGGTCTCGCTTTTCCTGGTGCCACAGAAGGCGTCCCAGGACCCCCTGAGCTCCCCCACCCACCCCCGCGTGTCCCCACCCAgcccgggcagcagcaggggggggaattatttaatttttaatttttaatactcattaatttatttaattctttgaaTTCCCATCCCCAGGTGCAGATAAACCCCCAAGCTGGAGCTGAAGCTGGGGGTCGGGGGGATggcacctccctccctcctcccgcTCACCCCCAAATCCCTCGAGCCCCACTCCGAGCCCCCAACCCCGCtgattttttgtggttttaggCAAAGCGGCTCCGGCGCTGGCTCCTCCCCACTCCCGGGGcaaaggaaggagcaggatgagGATGAGCGCGGCCTCCGTGCTGCATGCCCGGTCATGTCCCCAGGCAGCGGGGTGACATTCCCGGGGGCGGGACACGCTGGGACACTCGGGCGTCGCGGGAGACGAGGGTCGGGGGGGGTGACACGGAGCCACGGCCACTTACAGGTGGGGGTCAGGCGGTGCAGCCTGGACACggcttcctcctcttcctcctcctcccggcTCCGGTTCGCCGCCAGCTCCGCCGCTTTGCGCTGGTAGAGCCGCTGCGCTCTCTGGATGCTCTCCTGGTCCAGCTGGCGCCGGATGACGGGGGGTGCCGGCATTCCCAGCCGCTCCAGGATCTCCTTTTTCACGGCTTCCAGCTGGGAGCGGTCCTGGTCCCAGCTGTGGGGCCGGGAATGCACGGCcgacaggagcagcaggagctgcaggcaggtgagggCGGCCGCGGCGCCCCGCACCGCTCTGCTCAGCATCCCGCACGAATCCGGCggctgcagggcagggtttgCTCCCGAATCTTCTGCAAGGGCTGGGCGTGCTGCTGCcggcggggctgcccggggaatGAATGAAGAGGACCAGACCTGACTTTATAGGAGCCGAACTTTGCCCGCCCCCCGTCCCCCCTCCCCGGAGGGTGACGCCGGAGAGAACTCCCAGCAGGAATCTCTCTCCTCTCCGCTGGCATTTCCACCAGGAGCTCTGAGAGCGCTGGAGCCGGGCGATGCCTAAGCCGGTTTGCAGCTGcggagattaaaaaaaaaaaaaaaaaatggaatactCCTTTTCGAACGCAAACATTCCCTTTCTACCTGCGGTTTTCCCCACGAGGGAATCCCCCTGAGCTCCGCGGGGTGATGGAGAGGGGATGATGCGCGAGGCGGGAGCGCTGCAGAGAGCATCCCACGCTCGGGTTTCCCATCCTCGCACCCTCGGCCACCTCTCCCGCCCCGCACCTCGCGGGTCGGCTCGCTGTTATCGCCATCCgccccttcccaaaatcccagcgCGGCGGGATGGGGCGGGCAGGCGGCAGCAGGCGCGGGGCAGGGCGAGGAGCCGCGCCGGACCCCGTCCCACCGGACAGGTGAGGCCGGGAATGGTGAGCCCGGATCCTCCTGAGGCAACCGCGGCCGGGGTTACGTCATCCCAAACCGGCCGCAGCCGGGACGGAGCCGGGCACGCCGGGCGGCACCGTGCCAGAGCGGGGCCGCGTGTGCCGGGCAGCACCGTGCCAGAGCGGGGCCGCGTGTGCCGGGCAGCACCGTGCCAGAGCGGGGCCGCCTGTGCCGGGCAGCACCGTGCCAGAGCGGGGCCGCGTGTGCCGGGCAGCACCGTGCCAGAGCGGGGCCGCGTGTGCCGGGCAGCACCGTGCCAGAGCGGGGCCGCGTGTGCCGGGCAGCACCGTGCCAGAGCGGGGCCGCGTGTGCCGGGCAGCACCGTGCCAGAGCGGGGCCGCCTGTGCCGGGCAGCACCGTGCCAGAGCGGGGCCGCGTGTGCCGGGCAGCACCGTGCCAGAGCGGGGCCGCGTGTGCCGGGCAGCACCGTGCCAGGGCCGGCCAGGAGGAAATCCAGAGCGGGAACGACCCCCAGGGGCCAGCCCAGCGCCGCTCCTCTCGCAGCTTCTCCTCAGGGATGCTCGGGGCAGCAAAGCGTGAGCAGAGGGATGAGGAGCTGCCGGCGGCGTGAGGACACGGGCAGGTCCCCCCGAGGCCGCTCCCGGGTGTCCCGAAGCGGATCCGGGCTCCAGCTGCGCCGCCGCCAGCGAGGAGCGTGCGGTAATCCCGGGATTTACGGCTGTTTGTCCCCGCTGCCCCgcggctccagccctgccccggctTTCCTCCCCCCGCTTCTCGAGGGGTTGCCCGAGGCGAAGCCCAGACCGAGCGTTTCACCCCAAAACACGGGACAGGAGGGGTTTGTCAGCATGAGCAGGGTCGTGCGGAGGGGATTGCCcggccctggctctgctgccctgctctggatCCGTCCTCGCAGCACGatgggtgaggaggaggagcaggagtgcCCCCAGGTCCCCTCCCCATTTCACggcttttcccttcccaccttGGAGGGAAATCCCGCAGGGAAAGCTCAGGTTTATCTCCGAGGCTTCATCCCATGCGGGACATCACCaatccctccagcagctgggcagggatgagCTCCCCTCCTGGAGCACCTTCCCACAGGGAATTCCCGGAGCCCCAAGGCTGCTGGGATTCCTCTCCCAGGGATTTTATCAGCCAGGGTGATTGCGACCCTCCAGCCCCCCAAAtccagggaagaaaggagagggagCATCACCCCAGGAGGACCCAAGGGCAGAACCACCAGGCCATTCCCTCCTCTCTGGACGTCTCCAGGTCCACGCCAGCCCCCTCCACCATCCCCTGGGTGCCAAATGTGCTGATCCAGAGCCCTTGGCGTGTCCCGGTGCAGGAAGAGGCCCCAGCCTCTCTGGTGACATTGAGCAAGCCCGGGCAGAAACCCCGAAATCCCCAAGCTCTGCTTTTGCAATGGATTTTCTGCGAGCCCCACATCCAGGAGTGACTCACTCCGGGAGCATCAAAGGTTGCTGGAGCCGGATGTTTTCCCCCAAAGGCGCCAGCAGTGGAAGCCAGAGATTTACAGTCCAGCAAGGGCCATAAAAGAGGGATTTTGGGAGCAGCGGCTGGATCCTGAGCGAGAGATGATGAAATGTCCCCGCGTGTCCTCACCAGCCTGCAAGAGGGGATTGCGCAGCCTCTGCATCCCACGTTTCCTCAGCTCTTCCTGGATGTTTCAGGGGAGGAAGGTCAGGTTGATGGGAGccttttcccagcaggatgAAGGCTCCTCTCCCGTTCATGCGTCCCACGTGGGTCCCTCCTCTcggcacagctctgctggcatggACCTGGAGCAGGGGATTGCGGATCCCAGGGCaagagcagctgggatgggctgggcgTGAGGAGGAGCGAGCTCTGGGAAGTCCAGGAGAAGCTCCAGTTGTGCTCTGCTGAGCCTGGAAAGGTGTGGAAGCGCCCCGGGCCAGCTcggatggggtttggagcagcctggcactgtgGGAAGTGTCCCCaaccatggcaggggtggaacgGGATGGGCTTCGAGGTCCTTCCGAcaaaaccattctgtaattccaaACAAATAatgcttttcccttctccagatGCTGGCGGTCGGTGGGGAGCCTGGTGAGGACACGGAGCAGGAGGCTCCAGAGGGCTTCAATTCCCCAAAACGCAGGAAATTCCCCGCAGCTGCCCGAGCTGGCagaaaatttgggtttttttttttttttttgccaagttCCTTACCACAAGTGGCAAGAGGGGAAGTGCTGCCTTCCAGATTCTAGGGCTATCAGTTcctcacagctgctgagcaAGGGATCCCCAAAAAGTGCCCAGAGGCCTCTGGGAACTGGTGGCATCACCCCTGGGAGGGACGGAGCGGGACCAGGTTCTTCCCACATCCTACAGGATCCCCAAAAGCCCTCAGGCTGAGCAAGGCGGGTGCTGCAGGGGGGATGTTCCCTGGAAAAAAGGCACTTCATGCTTCCCCGTGGTGTTTTTTCatgggaagggaagagcagcccGGCCGCTGGCAGCACATGGAGCTCCAAGCAGCTCGTGGGGCTTCAAGGGAAGCTGGAGGCTCCAGGAATTCTTTGGGATGAGGAACTCCAGGTGGGGTTTGCTCCATCCCATCTCATTTCGGGTCTGGAGAGGGGATGGCAGGCAGATGTCCCTCCGCTGCCAGCGTGGGATGGTTGGGAAGCCACAGCCCGTGTTTTCCCAGCGctggctgctgtcctggcagATCAGCAGACTGGACGCCGAGGTGACCTTTGGATGTTTCTAAATCAAAGAAACCACCACGGGTCAGCAAgcaaaaaagcagcttttggcCCGGCACAGCAGGAATCGCATTTTTCTCCCTCCGCCGCGAGTTTACGGCATCTCCCAAAAATGAGACTTCTGCTCCACTTGGACAAAGACATTCCTGCTGGTCAAAGATCCCCTCGggttcccttcccagccccctcaGCCCGGCAGGGGCAGGAAatgcctctgctccagcaccaaaAATGGAAATCTGCCTCGGGAAGTCCTCGCTCACCCCACAGGAGCCTTTGGGCCGGGGtgtcctctgctccccagggaggatctctgctgggtgcagcaagggctgggggctgcacctgggcacaggaggggctctgggggcacGGAGCTCCAGAGCGGGATGCGTTGGGAAGTGTCAAAGCAGCGCTGAGCAGAAGTGGCATCTCTGGAAGaattcttttctgccttttcctgttCACTGAGAGGATTTTAAAATGACTGATTAatgacttttttccctctgagcaTCCTCAATCTAAACAGGGCCACTTTCTAACAAATGTggccatctttttttttaaattatttttctttttctgactgGAGAACATTCAGAGGACAAAAACAGCACGATGGGCTCCCCTGAACAGGGATTTCCAGGTGGggtctgtgctctgctgaggagGATTTGCACTTTACAGACATTAAAATAGAATGTAGgaatatataaaacatatttaaaaccacataaaatacataataaatat from Motacilla alba alba isolate MOTALB_02 chromosome 28, Motacilla_alba_V1.0_pri, whole genome shotgun sequence includes the following:
- the LOC119712629 gene encoding leucine-rich repeat-containing protein 25-like isoform X2 produces the protein MQGVGRTGTRTRRGGTHGHDEGGPRTGMGAGSRCSGRTMGVPAAPLLLLLLFPVSPFLLVSPCFPPLLLISEELDLTNRSSGCAELDWSPFRRQRRLLLRHNGIEALNPSASLGPGMEELDLAENRLRELPEGFFTNATALRSLSLEGNPLPAVPPAAFQPSLSSLSVSCRCDVLGTVLAPCARGGIRCLCLTPRRHPFNVTEFHGRECGPGAGPVAGAVAGAVAGAVAALVAALAAAVWCRRRRAGAAVDGEGRGKQDPAGTLRQPRYISRDTGSGPADGADGPDYENVFVSPGTAPAAARGWAPAWQEPRYSPQVPLDEDYFLESAAGDQPIYANTPGPAEDLYIIPDQ
- the LOC119712629 gene encoding uncharacterized protein LOC119712629 isoform X1, whose product is MDTGGGRGGTRTPEGARTWRVGTNVMRWRHRAADTARGHRHGDTRPARGHSHRAPRLPPGPGVPSHSGGPCAAVEGGGVCVPTRVSPTPRVTRVTGTPSQCQGDAQHPKRGPGGLAGVRGCRRGGAAPLPPPGPATPWQGDTGQPDPPVPLPRTRQQRPERGSRCSGRTMGVPAAPLLLLLLFPVSPFLLVSPCFPPLLLISEELDLTNRSSGCAELDWSPFRRQRRLLLRHNGIEALNPSASLGPGMEELDLAENRLRELPEGFFTNATALRSLSLEGNPLPAVPPAAFQPSLSSLSVSCRCDVLGTVLAPCARGGIRCLCLTPRRHPFNVTEFHGRECGPGAGPVAGAVAGAVAGAVAALVAALAAAVWCRRRRAGAAVDGEGRGKQDPAGTLRQPRYISRDTGSGPADGADGPDYENVFVSPGTAPAAARGWAPAWQEPRYSPQVPLDEDYFLESAAGDQPIYANTPGPAEDLYIIPDQ
- the GDF15 gene encoding growth/differentiation factor 15, translated to MLSRAVRGAAAALTCLQLLLLLSAVHSRPHSWDQDRSQLEAVKKEILERLGMPAPPVIRRQLDQESIQRAQRLYQRKAAELAANRSREEEEEEEAVSRLHRLTPTLLRWLDTPEGHRDSQGHRDAQGHREPLGPYRYHLLLSRTADFQRQLRVVQAELKLLKRPPSPPGASVPPRVTISTLRGAEGTPQLLQSQELRRDSLSLDLTGAVRPWAAGPEATLRLQLDFNSDISASLATSGGQTLVLEVETLEKPPRAARRARGLEEECGKSEGKCCLKSLKVSFQDIGWSDWVIAPNSYFMRFCEGSCPHNYKPASMHAQIKSRVHSLSKATPPPCCVPAGYDPMVLMHLDSQGRLVSSLFEDMLVTRCHCA